One Rhododendron vialii isolate Sample 1 chromosome 2a, ASM3025357v1 genomic region harbors:
- the LOC131316754 gene encoding pyruvate, phosphate dikinase, chloroplastic-like, which produces MMVCNTNYMDTGLFGADRNQSRGCWRHACAAGIFTARGGTTSHAAVVACGWGKCCIAGCADIRANDSEKVVVIGDKVIGEGNWISLNRSMGQVILGKQLLSPPVLSGDLEIFMSWADKLRRLKVLREFMLYRCLSLQHLLEFKYVTWTSCNVLGSCRIIGSRQNYRR; this is translated from the exons ATGATGGTGTGTAACACCAACTATATGGACACTGGTCTTTTTG GTGCGGACAGAAACCAGTCCAGAGGATGTTGGAGGCATGCATGTGCTGCTGGGATATTTACAGCTAGAGGAGGCACGACATCTCATGCAGCTGTTGTAGCCTGTGGGTGGGGAAAGTGTTGCATTGCAGGTTGTGCTGATATTCGAGCCAATGATTCCGAGAAGGTGGTTGTCATCGGAGACAAGGTTATTGGGGAAGGTAACTGGATTTCACTAAATCGATCTATGGGTCAAGTGATATTGGGTAAACAACTGCTCTCTCCTCCGGTTCTAAGTGGTGATTTGGAGATTTTCATGTCTTGGGCGGACAAATTAAGGCGGCTCAAGGTGCTGCGTGAGTTCATGTTATATAGATGTTTGTCCTTGCAGCATCTGTTAGAATTTAAATATGTTACATGGACATCTTGTAATGTGTTAGGGTCCTGTAGAATAATTGGATCACGACAAAACTATCGAAGATAG
- the LOC131316194 gene encoding uncharacterized protein LOC131316194 produces MYQIKTAWLPSVLLADAYPLQFAYICTPQVSFNQVFTHHSKGFFHDQAIAQIVFCMNNFEWKVPQQNGHLQPIVMEILPNKLRLQDSDMVFVAVKDPSDILLLVLSSNGSEKMYCWF; encoded by the exons ATGT atcaaatcaaaacaGCATGGCTACCTTCAGTTCTTCTAGCTGATGCTTATCCTCTACAATTCGCATATATTTGCACACCACAGGTCTCATTCAATCAG GTTTTCACACATCACTCCAAAGGTTTCTTCCATGATCAGGCCATTGCTCAAATTGTTTTCTGCATGAATAATTTCGAGTGGAAAGTTCCCCAACAAAATGGCCATCTTCAGCCTATTGTCATGGAAATTTTACCGAATAAGTTAAGGTTACAAGACTCTGATATGGTCTTTGTTGCTGTTAAAGATCCAAGTGACATTCTCCTTTTGGTGCTTTCTTCAAATGGGTCAGAGAAAATGTACTGCTGGTTTTAA